CCTTAACAATGGATTCAGAGAGATTTAAGCTAAAAATACAAACAGACTCAAGACCTCAAACATACAGTAAACTCAGGTTGCCGTtactgcttctttttttttaatgttggttGCATGATTtgttatattgtgatttattctTGATTCtctttaaagcaactgtatttttatttttttttacctctaaaTTATAATGGTACCCTGATTGCTAAAGGTGAATGGCTTTTATTTCTTTCCTATGCATTCCCCAGATGTATTATCTGGGAGTATGTTAGTTTGGTGAACATGTAAAAATCCGCTGAAAGGGCTGAAATTGTTTTATGTCAgcagcaaatacacatatacagCTATCCACTGAAATGTACATATTTATAGTAGTGAATTGCACTTAATTGTAGGGGGCTCTGAAGTTGCAAAAATTAACAAAACTACATGCAGttggtttaaaaacaaaaacataatatattGGTACTATATCGTTATTGACCAGTACCTGATATTTTTAAATTATCAGTATCTCATACTGGATATATAATGCCAATATTGGCTTGGATTTAAATGTTTGTgcctaatttctttatttttctgtttaaatgcatttaatggcATCTAACGCTTACTTTAAAGTTAATTTCTAAAAACACTGATATTTAATAACACTTAAGTCTCaaagtgaatattttttttttaagaatgtgcaTTTTAATGTCGGGATGCCGAAATTCACTTTTAGCATTTATAccaatacattttagtttttaatggtgtttttattttattttattttttaagacaaaatgttccatatttctgtatttaacctttatttctGGTGTAGCACAGTGGGTGCAAgttgcaagaaaaataaaatcaaaatcttGAGGAACAGTGCCACAACAGGACAACGCAATAATAGATCAAATTCACCTGCTAATTTATTTCTTGACTCATtacttaaatgttaaaatttacTATACTGCCCtacaaagcaaaaaggcagtaacTACGCAGAGTGCAGAACTGAGAAAAATTACTTAAAAGTTATCCTGTCATGCAGCCTAAGTAGTTACTGTACAAACAACTACAATTTTTCTCCAAAACGACACACATTTCAGATAAGATGTTTTGTCACATAACAAAGGATGCCTTGAATGTCATGAAAATGACAATAACTAATTTTTGACCAAAAATGCAgttactgcctttttgctttgtaGGGCAGTATATTATACCTAATTCTAAAATTATGTCCATTTATCAGCTTATCGAATAACCCAAGATTTTAATATCGGTGGATCAGAGAAGGTGAAAATTCATTTGCCTTTTCAGtgtttttggttaaaaaaaatatgttcataattacgttttttttaaatcttttccaTCCAAGATGATAGCTAGTGTCTGACAATCTTTAGGATTTGCTATCTTACATTTTGAATTATAGGCTGAGAGAGCCTACTTTTAAAGAGCACAAATGTCTTACTCATTCCTTTCTCGGTTTTATAAGCAGTTGCATATTCTGTCTGtccttgacatttaaaaaaaaaaagcacagagtgaGACATTTGagaagggaaaaaataaaaaaataaagaccaaCTCGACGTAATGAGCTCAGTGACTGTTAGGATGCCATACTAAAGCAGCGTTACAGGTTGGATCACGGGTTtggaaataatcatttatttaggtCACTGTATAAAGAGatgctgaaaataaatacaaatacagaaaaaattaccTTCATGAATTCAAAGGAAAAGAGCTTATGTTATTCCACAGCTTCCTCTTATTGCCTAATCTTTGTATCTAATGTGTTTTCGCTCTCTCTAACTTAATATGGTAAAACATCAAGTAGCCCAGTCCAGTTTCACTTCTACAAAACTGGACATGATGAGAGGAGAATCAGGCCAGGAGATCACTTGTTCACATGGATAAATCTGTTTATAAACTCAGCCTTTGTGGACTAAAGGTGATCTTCTTTACATTGAAGCATCCGAGCTCTTGATGTTCTAATGAGTTTGATTTGGCCAGAGTGGAGGTCAGGGTCACAGTATCATCTTCTCTCGCGCTGCTGTCACACACTCAAGCTCACACTAGATTCATTCTGTTAAAGGGGTATCTCACCCTGAAGTCGGTGaaaactcatgttgttccaaacacgtATGACTGTTATAGTTTGAGAGATGAGAGATgtcatttgatgttttttttttcttcttttctcaaTAAAGTTGAATTCAGTGTTTGTCTTCCAACATTTTACAAAACTTTTagtgtttcacaaaagaaaggGAGTTATACAGGTTTGACGTTAATGACAGGAACTTCCCAGGTGTTGGGCTCTTCCCTTGATCTgtcatgtttaatttaaatatgatAAATGAGATTTGAGGTTCAGTGCACTGATAAAAGTCATTGCAATCAGCAATAATGTTGTTCACTGTTGTAGGACTGTAAAACATCTGCGAGAATAAATTAATCATATAAGGTCAAGTATGTCCTTTGGCTGTGTGGCTAATGTGACTAATTCCatctgtgtttctttttttcgTGAGTTTGTTTTTGCGAAGCGAATCACATTAACATGCAGTTCTTCCATTGATGCACGATGATGACCTCATTTTGAAATGAGAACCCGTCACTGCGCCTGGTAATTAAGTGTTAAAATTGATTGCTAGTCAAAAGGTTGTCTTAAAGAAAGTCAACTACTAGATCCAAACTCAAAAATAACAGCACACCATGGATGCGGCTAACAGAGGAAATCTGGGATGAGCAATTTGAGATAATCCAAATATATCCCCCGCCAATCTGATCATGACCCATTACAAAACGGTGAACACAACAGTCTACATTTGAAAACAAAAGCTAATACTCTGAactttttatgtttgtatttcgCTAGTGCCATCTTTCTGGGGACTAGTTAACACTGCCTGGAACCTGTGCACGATTGGGAAGAGACAGTCGCCAGTCAACATCGAAACCAGTCGAATGATTTTTGACCCCTTCCTCAATCCTCTACGTCTCAATGCAGGGCAACGGAAGGTAAGTACTGGAAAGGGTAAAGCTCTTTATTGAACTTTCTTAAAATATCACAGGCACTGTGATTGACAGTTGCATCataatcctttttattttatctgttttaagtcataaaataactatattttacattattcgaACTGGTAGAAGATGGACAGCCACACATTGTTCACTTTAGACCACTGTCCCATAATTCACTAGGATTTTGACAAGATCGGGTCACACAGCATAACCCCAGCTTAATGGTCCATTTGTCAAATCTAATGCTATTGTACATGGCTATTGTTTAGACAGCTAGTTTGCTTTTGTCGCTGAGTCTTAATTCATTGGATGACTTTTTAATACAGCTCTAATGGCCAATGAAGCGGATCCTCAATTATTTTTGCCAAGCACAACAGTGAAGCTTTTCCAAATTAAGCCTTTGAAGATGGCTAATGCTCCACGACTGTTAGTTTGTTACAGCAGTGCTGTAATGAGATCGCTATTTCTTCCCGGGCGCAAAATTGCTTACCATTTGCTTTCGATAAGGTGCACCTGCAGTCAGTGTGCAGATTAGTGTGACTAAACTCATTTACCAGACACAAATCCAGTGTTTGATTATTGATGGTAGGTGTACATTAGATATTGCTCTGACATCTAAAGGGATTCAGCAGTTGTTGTCATACAGATCTTGAGGGCTAAGGGGGATTCATTCCACAGAATGATTGGGAAAGGAAAGAGTTAATTCCACATTTAACATCCTGTTTTATGATTTAATGCTGCTGTGCATCTGCTGGGGGAGATTAGGCAGGCTCACCATCTGTGCTGACAGGGGCTGTCAGTGAACAATTCTCCAGTGGAGCTCCAAGAGGTCGTGGTTATGGATGATATACCATAGTTCATCTTCGCTCAATAATACATTAGTACCCTAGACTTAGTCAGAAGGCTGAAATAAAAGTGCACTGCTGTTTTCCTCTGGAGGTTTTTCTGCTCTTATTTCAAGAGACCCAATTACATTTATGTATGCATTGCTCCTTTGAGCTTGCTCTGTGGGGAATTGCATGTTATTCCTAGAGAAAATTCCATTGCAGACCTAAATGTTCTCCATGAATTCAAGTCCGTTTGATTGGATACCAGAGGGCTGTTAAAAAATGGAATTTATGCACGGAAACTCCAGGCTATAATGGAAAAGTGTATGGTCTCTTTTAGATGGACTAGCTATATGCAAGcgttcatttattcattcttaaATTACTGAATTCAAATATCAAATGTACTTGTTCTTTCTCACATTTCTTGAGTTCaggtaattgtgagatataggttaaaatatgaaaaaaattatattgtgaatGGCAACTTTGAGGCACAGCTGTGAGatacagtgttgttattgtaaaaTAAGGTATTAAAAGAGTTTTCGCCGTCTGAaggaaagctgaaataaaataaaaacatttgccgaatattttaaacttaaattaaaattagaaatgtttcctttcaaactgaaataaaataagtttgttGAAGTGTTACTAAAACTAATACTGAAATAACCACAAATCaaacctaaatatatatattaaaataacaaaaattgaaaaaatgacaaaattgttGTTTTAGATTActaatactaaaattaaaatgaaagctgataatataaaaaatagaagccaattcaaaatattttatactttatacatatttataacattttaaataataataaaaaatcaatgGGGAGATAAATTTGCGGTTGTGAGAGATAAAGTTGCAATTAAAAACATCATTCACAAGTCACAGTTACACTGTCAAGCAAAGAATTTGCTAAAATTTGACCTGTAAGGATATAATGGCTTGTCACTTAGGCAGTGCCCTTAAAGGCAGTGCACCTTTCTACTTTCTTTACACCTAAAGGGTGCATAATAGTACCATAACAGTACATATTACTACTCTAAGGCACCAATATGCGCTTTTTAGGAGGTAAAGATGTAACAAAGAAATCCCTTTAATGGTACCgtccagtgacaagctgttgtacccctaaaggtaaaatgtttgcactttttttgacagtttatgtgaaataaaatcacatttacgAGGGTAAACattcacatttccattctcttctCTTGAGTTGGAAATAGGCTTCCATAGTCTTTTGAGGTTTGGTGGACAGTTGTGATTATCGCTGAGAATAATGAGTGTCATCCCTTGTGCTGTAGTTCAGCTTAAGTTGCCATTTTATTCTGAATTATTTCAGGGCTAAAGTTTAAAATGATCGTAATTACCTCCTGCTAAGGATTTATCCAGATGAGATGTCAGgctaaatgtattgctcattctCATGTTCCTGAGGGATCAGCAGTTGTTAAACTGTCTCCAGATCACAAATGAGCCAACTATATTAAACTAATTTGAAACCTCCCATTAGAATACATTCTTGAACGCTCTCACAGCTGTTTACAAAGATGATCTGATCACCAGGGCGCCTTAACATTTTGGTCTCAATTAGAAATCCAAAAGCAAAGTTACCACAAAGTGAAGACAAAACATTCCAGGTATTGTTTTCCATTTATAGCTTCCCGTTTTTAAGCTTTAATGCATTTGCTTCATAATTCCTACCTCAGCAGTTGCACCTGTCAACCAGGATTACCTGGAAAAACCTCAATCCATCAGATCCAAACAGTCTGTTCATTACATTCATGCCTGATTTTCCAGGAATTCCCTCAATGTCCAACAGCGCGAATAATGCCTTTTAGCCTATCCAGGTGAAAACTGCTTTGCCTTTGTCCTCCCAGATGTACTAACTATAAACATAGAATCActtattattgttttatcatGAAAGATCAGAAATGAGAATCACAGAAAACATCTGATCTAGGAAATTTAACCTAATTTGGTGTAATTTACACTCAGAAATAGCTAGTACATTTCACGtggaaataaatgtgaaattttgaagtagaaacactgaaatagtattttcttgtaagaaGTACTCCCATAATCAGTTTTATTTACAGCTTGTTTACAGTGTAGGTTTGTTTTTCAGGTCAGTGGAACGATGTATAACACGGGACGACATGTGTCCCTGCGCCCAGACAAGTCACACCTGGTGAACATCTCTGGCGGGCCGCTGAGCTACAGCTACAGGCTGGAGGAGATCCGGCTTCACTTTGGCGCTGAGGACAGTCGGGGCTCTGAGCACCTGCTCAACGGCCAGGCCTTCCCTGGAGAGGTAAGCCAACATAGAGCCTGGATATACATCACTTCTGTGGGATTCAGTTAAACCTGTCTGCCTTCAAAGGGCCTGGATGGAAACCCCTTGAAGTACTGGAACTGAAGTTAAAGTAGTAGGCAAAATTCTGAAGTTAGTTCCTTTTATCACATCAGTTTtgcaacagaaataaaataatctaCTTCCCTGAGACCATGTTCTTTCGACATAATCAGAGTTAGACGAAGAGCACAGTGAGATCTCATTTGAGGAGGTCAGAGAGAAACATTCTAGTGAAAACTTTTgaaatttgaagatcaaggtaaattgtacttaatttgtgttccgggaaacatacaagtatcttctgttgcttacgaagggcagaactaaatggaaaaaaattatatttcaacaaaataagaaaaatttggcAATCTTCATCTTcaaatcttaatgcatcttgtttccttctggagcatcagtgaatgtttaaaccttttttaatagttgtgtttgagtccctcaattggCCTCAGTGTAaaaatctcaaaatcatacagtcactgctggaaagggttcaaatatgcaaagatgctggaaaactgaagaatctgcaggaccttaaagatttttctgaagaacagttctcagttttaactgttcagaacaaacaagggactcatgcacaaccatgcacaagtcgtggatcatccaggtaacagcacTCACTATTTAGAactaagggttcccaaacttttgaatggggttattttaataatttctgcaatttttttgtcttgtggactaaatgtaaacatcttttatgtacaatattttACTCAGGagtcaggacagtactaaataaaaaataacatgcatttagtatgatctctcttattttttgaaaattattcacatttttacagattctGGGGTGGCCAAAcgttcgagccccactgtatgtatgtgtgtgtgtgtgtgtatatatatatatatatatatatatatacacacataatattttatataataatgaaaacttttgaaataatgtaaaaaaagttacatttgacacaggactaagaattagactaaattaaaaatagctgACAAAATGAACACTATATGATTATATGATGAGCATGTCATTTCTGAATTAAagttaacttaaatatttttggtgacagtcaaaaaacatttctgatcatataatgaaaatgaatgaaattattgaaaataatcctgttttattattatttataatcaaatctcaggtcagtaagatattttatatttttttttttatttagcaagggtgcattaaattgatcagaagtgacagtaaagacaattataatgtaaaaggttATAATATTCCACAAAACTGTTAAGCAGCCagcagccttggagagcataagggatttcttgtgtgtgtgtgtgtgtgtgtgtgagagagagagagagtgtgtgtgtatgtgtgtgtgtgtttatgccatagtgtttttttttttttagaattggcACATGGtttaaagtttgatttattttttatttcttaggACATACATTTCTTTGTTGTAGTGACCCTCATACTGATACAGAGCAGACAATTCTTAATGTACAACAAGAGACAGTTTTAGACTGTCAAGACCACCACTTTGTgccagaaatataaaataattttaatgagtTTACACTTTCTCTTATTGTGGCGCAAAGATGCGCGGCCCTCTCAAATCCTCACCTCACCTCTAATTTCACTGAAGTCAGCAGCTTCATTTCATTTTCCTAATCCAAATGAGGTTATATGGGCAGCAGCTTTCCAACAACTTCATTTTGAAGCTGACAAGCAAGCTCATTATAACTGATGACTGAATTATATTTTCTAATGAGTTCCAGTGCATTTTTGATCCATTGAAAATTAAGCAGCAGCTTTCCTGGCTTCCATCTCTCTGGTTTCATTGAGCTGCGCTGAAAGAACGATAAAGCAGGATGGAGAAGCATCAAGGAGCTTCATAGTATTCCCATTAACAATTCATTAACAATTTATACACAACACACAGCTAAATATTTATATGGATTAATGTACTGACCCTCATTACAGTATCACATGAGATTACAAGCTGACACAATTTAAGTTAATGAGCTTATATGCagtcatatacatataatttgtgGGCATATTTTATGCATTATGCCTTTTCTGAAAGTATAGCACAGCCAAATGTACAATCACACTGTTTTGGATCCATTCGCACTAAGcagggtttttttgttgttgttgttgttgtttttttttctgcaagttACACttcttctgcttttttttttattcttttcacaGGTGCAGCTCATCCATTATAATCAggatttgtatttaaattacagTGATGCAGTCCGGAGTCCTAATGGAATAGCAGTGGTTTCTATCTTCATGAAGGTTAGTAGTCTCAGCtgcttaaaatatatacattggaGACGTGACACTTCATTACTTAGTCTTAAACTGCATTAATCTTTAGCAAACGTTATATAGCCTTTGGAGATCAGAAGTTCATGTCCAGTGAGATATGAATGTGCACAAATTAACATGCCTTAAAAGTGCTTGAATGTActtgattgatttgtttttttaagcattatatgatatattaatatcattcatttaaatttgaatttaaagcAATCTTAAACTATCCATAAATATGGAATAATCTAGTAGAATTCACTCTTAGATTagcttttaataatttttttgctcCAATTTTAAGACAATTCTAAAAATCtagatacataataataataataaaaaatcagacTGCAGTATTCTGCATCAGTTGTTTCATATGAACTAAATTAATTATGCATCAATGCTGCTTATGTTTCTTGAAGAAAACGATTTCTTTTTTAGCAATCCCACAtaacttttaaatgatttatattaatctgaattatttaaaacaaagtttACTCAATGATAAATGAGAATCATATTTTTGATGGgtgcaaaaatgaataaaatgcttTTCTGAaccatacaatttttttaatgactgCCATGATGAAATATGACCACAAAaagctttttattgtttttttcaaaGTCCTATGGTCATTAATAATCATCAGTATTCCCATCTCATATGCATTGTGTGCTTGAAAGGTGCACTGGAAGAATTATGATTTGTAGATGGTGAAAAAATTACCCAAGATGTACTTGATACTTGTAGTTTTTGTTAACTTACCATTCCTCTGTTAACttgtaaaaaatatgaaatatttaaattgtaacttAAAGGAGTAAATTGTTCAATATTATATTTTCTATGAGACATTTACAGGTAATGAAGAGCTAAACGTGCTTGATATCTTGGAATATTTGGCTTCACACACGATTACAAACAAAAGTGTAAAAAAACTGCCAAATGGTCAATCCATATAAATTTTTCAGGCCCCATTGCATTCTGGGAAGAGAACTAATGGAACTAAATGGAACTAATCCATTTTTTCAGAGCATGCCTATtttgaactaaaaataaaatgcaatgctcAGAGCTGCTCTGGAATTACTTGTGTTCCTGAGAGTTCTTAAAATACATGTTACatgttaaatatttgaaatatattataaataataaaataatcattttaaaattcagatgtatataaattattatattttaatgatggTAGATTTTAAATTTCAAGATGTCTTAAATGAAAACTGCAGACTGCATTGTAGAATTTTGAATATGTAGAATTTgtcttgatttttttctttaaccaCTAAAGTGAGAAAATGAAGATTCTTTGACATTTAACCTCATCATGAAGCACAACATCATCAGACTCCCGAATCGCTGCGTGACTCTGTGAATCGTGTGTAAATTAGGGCAGAAGTGCCACAGTCCAGATGAAGGGGTTGCCATATTGCAGACCCCCCCATATTGCAGTTCACTTTCATCCCAGATCGAGGTGATGGTGATGGCAGGGAATCTCCTCCATTCTGCTGCTAATGAAGGCACATGGATGAAAGCCATTCATCTTCAGTACATGGAAAAAAACTCATCCAGATGCCCCTAGAATAAATTCTACTAGATTATTATTGATTATAGTTGTGATATGGTGAAGCGGTAATGAAATATCTCAGCAGTAAGATAACGGTCATGTCATTTGTGATTAATGCATTGAACAAAACCATGTTTCATCAGAAAAAAAGCTGCAGATGTCGGGGctttaagtaatgttttttttttaaaaatttttaatgatttcagaTTTCAGAGCCTACAAATGTATTTCTAAACCGTATGCTGAGCAGAGAGACCATTACAAGGATTACATATAAACGTAAGTGTTCCGCAAAATACCTGTCTTTATTCATGTCAGTGGCTTTGTGAGCTCCTTTTCACACTCGTTAACTTTTAAAAGTTGCTTTGGTTAACATTATATCGAATGagtattgtttttattaacattgaatttaaattatgttaatattgttaacattaaattacatttgattgaAAACAACTTGCATCTGTATTAATAAATCAAGTGGTTGCCACAGTCTGGGTGTGAAATATTGCTTCAGGAAAGGCCTTCATAAGtcttaatgaaaaaaagaaaaggaaaaacaaactTAGCTTTGCATTACCACCTGGTGGTCTTGGATAAGAAGTGATATTTTATTTCTCTCAGCATTGCCATCAGAACAAAAAAATCATAGTTGTGGTAATAATAATATTCTGTGTTGAACTGTATGAATGTTAACAGTTTGGAGAGGATAAAATATTCAACAGATTTCATCAAAGTGTGTGTGATTCATCTCAGCCCATCGGCTGTTTCATACTATGTcttttcagatgatgcatacttACTGATGGGGCTCAATATTGAGGAGCTGTATCCCGAAACCTCCCGTTTTATCACATATGAAGGGTCGATAACTATTCCACCGTGCCTTGAGACAGCAACCTGGATATTAATGAATAAGCCAATTTACATCTCACAGATAGAGGTAAACttatgaagataaaattatgccataatgaattgcaagcgcaaggtaaaatttgtgaaagtgtaaataagattgcaagcgtaaatcaaatttgcatgcgcaagataagatttgtaaaggtgtaagtcgactttcaagtgtaagaaaaaaatatttgcagcattttagtgttattcgtaagtgtaattcatgtattgtgaaactgcagcttcatgctaacgcaaaataataaggatctgcattcttctgacttccatttttccgcgtgtacacttttggcactgtttcagcgcacaggtgcggccaaaagtactgcaggtctgtgaacatcaatttgcaagcgaaagcaacagagtcaagaactgcaaaacagattaattgcgtaaaatcaaactttgtttaaaaaataaactgctgcaaacgtctaaattacttgttgggtgcgtaggataaacgctcccgaaataacctggtttgcacagttcgtctttctgcgcttacagttttggcacgattctatcactgacttagctttgcaagcgtgaaagaggagggcgggtccaccttcttcatgtagccaatcaaatgagcttcttgctgactctcgatttactcttatctgattggttcaattatcgcgccagt
The sequence above is a segment of the Carassius carassius chromosome 9, fCarCar2.1, whole genome shotgun sequence genome. Coding sequences within it:
- the LOC132149259 gene encoding carbonic anhydrase-related protein 10-like, producing the protein MPHVWEFILILNINVVFVEAQPVSSKLHDGWWAYKDVVQGSFIPVPSFWGLVNTAWNLCTIGKRQSPVNIETSRMIFDPFLNPLRLNAGQRKVSGTMYNTGRHVSLRPDKSHLVNISGGPLSYSYRLEEIRLHFGAEDSRGSEHLLNGQAFPGEVQLIHYNQDLYLNYSDAVRSPNGIAVVSIFMKISEPTNVFLNRMLSRETITRITYKHDAYLLMGLNIEELYPETSRFITYEGSITIPPCLETATWILMNKPIYISQIEMQSLRLLSQNQPSQIFLSMGDNMRPTQPLHQRCIRTNINFSQRRDCPNNRVLRLQYRVNEWLLK